One window of the Haloarcula halobia genome contains the following:
- a CDS encoding mRNA surveillance protein pelota has product MQVKHRVATTEGRERVEVVPETLDDLWHLSYIVEPGDLVAGDTTRRIQREDDTLRDTGGEREHMWLKIEVTDVEFAKFANRLRVGGEIVDCSREDQLGFHHTLNVEEHTELEIEKRWKPDQNDRLAEAEEAAENPDVAIVTVEEGEAHVHTVAQYGTEERASITSTTGKGEYARPRTELFAELAEVVRRQDVDAYILAGPGFTKQDALDYFREEIPDIAEQMTVVDTASVGDRGVHEVLKRGAVEDVQQRTRIAEEADLIDELMARIAQGSEAAYGPADVARAADFGAIETLLVLDERLRLERAGEGDWDVDVDRIIETTEQKGGSVTVFSAEFAPGQQLSNLGGIAALLRYRLD; this is encoded by the coding sequence ATGCAAGTCAAGCATCGGGTGGCGACCACCGAGGGGCGCGAACGCGTCGAGGTGGTGCCCGAGACGCTCGACGACCTCTGGCATCTCTCGTACATCGTCGAGCCGGGCGACCTGGTTGCGGGCGACACGACCCGGCGCATCCAGCGCGAGGACGACACCCTCCGGGACACGGGCGGCGAGCGCGAGCACATGTGGCTGAAGATCGAGGTCACCGACGTCGAGTTCGCGAAGTTCGCCAACCGCCTGCGCGTCGGCGGCGAGATCGTCGATTGCTCCCGGGAGGACCAGCTGGGCTTTCACCACACGCTCAACGTCGAGGAGCACACCGAACTGGAAATCGAGAAACGCTGGAAGCCCGACCAGAACGACCGCCTGGCGGAGGCCGAGGAAGCCGCCGAGAACCCGGACGTCGCCATCGTGACCGTCGAGGAGGGCGAGGCACACGTCCACACTGTCGCCCAGTACGGCACCGAGGAACGCGCGAGCATCACGTCGACGACCGGCAAAGGCGAGTACGCCCGTCCCCGGACGGAACTGTTCGCCGAGCTCGCGGAGGTCGTCCGCCGCCAGGACGTCGACGCCTACATCCTCGCCGGCCCCGGGTTCACCAAGCAGGACGCGCTGGACTACTTCCGGGAGGAGATTCCCGACATCGCCGAGCAGATGACGGTGGTCGACACCGCCAGCGTCGGCGACCGCGGCGTCCACGAGGTACTCAAGCGGGGAGCCGTCGAAGACGTCCAGCAGCGGACCCGAATCGCCGAGGAGGCGGATCTCATCGACGAGCTGATGGCCCGAATCGCACAGGGGAGCGAGGCCGCCTACGGCCCAGCGGACGTCGCCAGGGCCGCCGACTTCGGCGCCATCGAGACGCTGCTCGTCCTCGACGAGCGACTCCGGCTGGAGCGGGCCGGCGAGGGTGACTGGGACGTCGACGTCGACCGCATCATCGAGACGACCGAACAGAAGGGGGGGTCGGTGACCGTCTTCTCCGCCGAGTTCGCCCCGGGCCAGCAACTGTCCAACCTGGGCGGCATCGCGGCGCTCCTCCGGTATCGACTCGACTGA
- a CDS encoding DUF4013 domain-containing protein, protein MLDDAIRYPWTGEQNVETILVGGVLSLLGVFFVPTLLVYGYLVRVVRQVAAGDDAKPPTFDEWADLLVDGVVAFAISLVYFLVPALVITVAAVAWIVPVSVGTGIGGSGGNSLAVVGVLLAVATGVVALLALVAAFYLFPAAIAVYARTGSVRAAFSPAVLRAVGTTDTYATAWVVALVIALVAQIVGGAIALTVIGLILVPFVGFYGNVAAAYAIGRGIRETDLPGEPLDDTAAGQPAV, encoded by the coding sequence ATGCTAGACGACGCGATACGATATCCGTGGACCGGCGAACAGAACGTAGAGACCATCCTCGTCGGCGGGGTCCTGAGCCTCCTGGGGGTCTTTTTCGTGCCGACACTCCTCGTCTATGGCTACCTCGTCAGGGTCGTCCGGCAGGTGGCGGCCGGCGACGACGCGAAACCGCCGACCTTCGACGAGTGGGCCGACCTGCTCGTCGACGGCGTCGTCGCCTTCGCCATCTCGCTTGTGTACTTCCTCGTGCCGGCGCTCGTCATCACTGTGGCCGCCGTGGCGTGGATCGTTCCGGTCAGCGTCGGCACCGGTATCGGCGGGTCGGGCGGGAACTCGCTCGCCGTCGTCGGCGTCCTCCTGGCGGTCGCCACCGGTGTCGTCGCCCTGCTCGCACTCGTCGCCGCGTTCTACCTGTTCCCCGCTGCCATCGCCGTCTACGCCCGCACCGGCTCGGTCCGGGCGGCGTTCTCCCCCGCGGTGCTCAGGGCGGTGGGGACGACGGACACGTACGCCACCGCGTGGGTCGTCGCGCTCGTCATCGCGCTGGTCGCACAGATCGTCGGCGGCGCCATCGCTCTGACCGTCATCGGCCTCATACTTGTTCCGTTCGTGGGGTTCTACGGCAACGTGGCCGCCGCCTACGCCATCGGCCGGGGGATCCGGGAGACGGACCTCCCCGGCGAGCCGCTCGACGATACTGCGGCCGGCCAACCGGCGGTCTGA
- a CDS encoding DUF4013 domain-containing protein: protein MFQEALNYPRNGDSAIKNIAIGGLLLLFSFLLVPTFFVMGYIVRALRMVMDGEDEPPEFDEWGELLTDGLKVFVIGFVYALVPAIIALVAVIASGASLGLGGDSAVGGLAAGLIFLVASLVLFVVSLALAYVLPAAVVAFARNDSIGAAFSYGELRPMLFSRTYATGWLVAFGIAILSGVVISVLNAVVIGVILAPFVSFYANLAGSHAIGEAIREMPAFEDGSDSTAGQAAV from the coding sequence ATGTTCCAAGAAGCACTCAACTATCCACGAAACGGTGACAGCGCGATCAAGAACATCGCTATCGGCGGTCTCTTGCTGCTCTTTAGCTTCTTGCTCGTCCCGACGTTCTTCGTCATGGGCTACATCGTCCGGGCGCTCCGGATGGTCATGGACGGCGAGGATGAACCGCCGGAGTTCGACGAGTGGGGCGAGTTGCTCACCGACGGGCTGAAGGTGTTCGTCATCGGGTTCGTCTACGCGCTCGTCCCCGCTATCATCGCCCTCGTGGCGGTGATAGCGAGTGGCGCCTCTCTCGGCCTCGGCGGCGACAGCGCGGTCGGCGGCCTCGCCGCGGGGCTCATCTTCCTCGTGGCGTCGCTGGTCCTGTTCGTCGTCTCGCTGGCGCTCGCGTACGTGCTGCCGGCCGCCGTCGTTGCCTTCGCCCGTAACGACAGCATCGGCGCGGCGTTCTCGTACGGCGAACTGCGCCCGATGCTGTTCAGCCGCACCTACGCGACCGGCTGGCTGGTGGCGTTCGGTATCGCCATCCTGAGCGGCGTGGTCATCAGCGTGCTCAACGCCGTCGTCATCGGCGTCATCCTGGCCCCGTTCGTGTCGTTCTACGCGAACCTCGCCGGGAGCCACGCCATCGGCGAGGCCATCCGCGAGATGCCCGCCTTCGAGGACGGCTCCGACTCGACCGCCGGCCAGGCCGCGGTCTGA
- the rqcH gene encoding ribosome rescue protein RqcH: MDHKRELTSVDLAALETELGAYEGAKLDKAYLYADDDLVRLKLRDFDRGRVEFVIELGEVKRAHVVAPDHVPDAPGRPPDFAMMLRNRLSGADLVRVEQFEFDRIIELEFDRADGSTTIVAELFGDGNVAVVDEYGDVVDSLETVRLKSRTVAPGAAYEFPSARFNPLTVDYEGFVARIRDSDADLVRTLATQLNFGGLYGEELCSRADIEYNVAVDEVTDEQLERLYEVVTDLSTQLREGNLDPRVYYESTGEDEESRRRVDVTPVPLVEYEHLHSEPYDAFNAALDDYFFHVQRESEVEGGEAKRPDFESEIQKHEHIIRQQEQAIEDFEADAEAEREKAELLYARYDLVDEVLSTVQAARADDVSWDEIRQTFREGADRSIAAAEAVVDVDGSEGTVTLEIGGTQVTVDASTGVEKNADRLYQEAKRIESKKEGAMAAIEDTREDLADVKDRRDAWEADDGEAEPDEAADDDEPTDWLAEPSIPVRQTEQWYEQFRWFHTSDGFLVIGGRDADENEQLVKKYLERGDKFFHAQAHGGPVTVLKATGPSEPSKDVDFPDSSLREAAQFAVSYSSVWKDGTFAGDVYMVEKDQVSKTPESGEYLEKGGFAIRGDRTYFEDTEVGVAVGITCEDETRVVGGPPTAIRPQAATSITVEPGQYAQNDIAKRLYREFKSRFADETFVRKVASPDRIQEFLPPGGSRMVDD; encoded by the coding sequence ATGGACCACAAGCGGGAGCTGACGAGCGTCGACCTCGCGGCGCTCGAGACGGAACTCGGGGCCTACGAGGGCGCGAAACTCGACAAGGCGTACCTCTATGCCGACGACGACCTCGTCAGGCTGAAGCTGCGCGACTTCGACCGCGGGCGCGTCGAGTTCGTCATCGAGCTCGGCGAGGTCAAGCGCGCTCACGTGGTCGCGCCAGACCACGTGCCGGACGCACCGGGGCGCCCGCCCGACTTCGCGATGATGCTGCGAAACCGGCTCTCGGGGGCCGACCTCGTCCGCGTCGAGCAGTTCGAGTTCGACCGCATCATCGAACTGGAGTTCGACCGGGCGGACGGGTCGACGACCATCGTCGCGGAGCTGTTCGGCGACGGGAACGTCGCAGTGGTAGACGAGTACGGCGACGTCGTCGACTCGCTGGAGACGGTCCGCCTGAAGTCCCGGACCGTCGCGCCCGGCGCGGCCTACGAGTTCCCCTCGGCGCGGTTCAACCCGCTGACAGTCGACTACGAGGGGTTCGTCGCACGCATCCGCGACTCCGACGCCGACCTGGTGCGGACGCTGGCGACCCAGCTGAACTTCGGCGGCCTCTACGGCGAGGAGCTCTGTTCGCGGGCCGACATCGAGTACAACGTCGCCGTCGACGAGGTCACCGACGAGCAGCTCGAACGGCTCTACGAGGTCGTCACCGACCTCTCGACACAGTTGCGGGAGGGGAACCTCGACCCGCGCGTCTACTACGAGTCGACCGGAGAGGACGAGGAGTCGCGCCGTCGGGTAGACGTCACGCCGGTCCCGCTAGTCGAGTACGAACATCTCCACAGCGAACCCTACGACGCGTTCAACGCGGCGCTGGACGACTACTTCTTCCACGTCCAGCGCGAGAGCGAGGTCGAGGGCGGCGAGGCGAAACGGCCGGACTTCGAGTCCGAGATACAGAAGCACGAGCACATCATCCGCCAGCAGGAGCAGGCCATCGAGGACTTCGAGGCCGACGCCGAGGCCGAACGCGAGAAGGCCGAGCTGCTCTATGCCCGCTACGACCTGGTCGACGAGGTGCTCTCGACCGTCCAGGCCGCCAGGGCCGACGACGTGTCCTGGGACGAGATTCGACAGACGTTCCGGGAGGGGGCCGACCGTAGTATCGCCGCCGCAGAGGCCGTCGTCGACGTCGACGGCAGCGAGGGGACGGTCACGCTGGAGATCGGCGGCACCCAGGTGACCGTCGACGCGTCGACGGGCGTCGAGAAGAACGCCGACCGCCTCTACCAGGAGGCAAAGCGCATCGAGTCGAAGAAGGAAGGCGCGATGGCCGCCATCGAGGACACGCGTGAGGACCTCGCCGACGTCAAGGACCGTCGTGACGCCTGGGAGGCAGACGACGGGGAGGCGGAACCGGACGAGGCGGCCGACGACGACGAACCGACCGACTGGCTCGCGGAACCCTCGATACCGGTCCGCCAGACCGAGCAGTGGTACGAACAGTTCCGCTGGTTCCACACCTCCGATGGCTTCCTGGTCATCGGCGGCCGGGACGCCGACGAGAACGAGCAACTCGTCAAGAAGTACCTCGAACGCGGTGACAAGTTCTTTCACGCGCAGGCCCACGGCGGCCCGGTGACCGTGCTGAAGGCCACGGGTCCGAGCGAACCCTCGAAGGACGTCGACTTCCCCGACTCGTCGCTCCGGGAGGCCGCACAGTTCGCCGTCTCGTACTCCTCGGTCTGGAAGGACGGGACGTTCGCCGGCGACGTCTACATGGTCGAGAAAGACCAGGTCTCGAAGACCCCCGAGAGCGGCGAGTACCTGGAGAAAGGCGGGTTCGCCATCCGGGGCGACCGGACCTACTTCGAGGACACCGAAGTCGGCGTCGCCGTCGGCATCACCTGCGAGGACGAGACGCGGGTCGTCGGCGGCCCGCCGACCGCCATCCGTCCGCAGGCGGCGACGAGCATCACCGTCGAACCGGGCCAGTACGCCCAGAACGACATCGCCAAGCGACTCTACCGGGAGTTCAAGTCCCGCTTTGCCGACGAGACGTTCGTCCGGAAGGTCGCCAGCCCCGACCGGATCCAGGAGTTCCTCCCGCCCGGCGGGAGTCGGATGGTCGACGACTGA
- a CDS encoding NAD(P)/FAD-dependent oxidoreductase translates to MTERLAVVGAGAAGAAATYALRDDPIDVTVFEKSRGVCGRAATRRTDDCVYEYGANYLKPGDDRVTELVTEDLSTDGLVDIAEPVYTFEADGDIVPGRDADEHKWTYEAGITQLAKRLFGATDATVENGVRVEVIDRLADGWRVLDSEGTDHGAYDALLLTPPAPQTADLLGQASWDHDDCRALRQTVASVPYRTVVAGVLHFDFELDVPWYGAVNRDKAHDVGWVSREECKRGHVPDGESLLVVQMNEPWSVANYDRHPEALVETIAERAAALVGDDRVADPDWTDYQHWRYSQPEGEVDHDALAGARDHDLYFAGDWVAGAGRIHAALRSGLDVAVDIAGR, encoded by the coding sequence ATGACCGAGCGACTGGCGGTCGTCGGCGCCGGCGCAGCAGGTGCCGCGGCGACGTACGCCCTCCGGGACGACCCCATCGATGTGACCGTCTTCGAGAAGAGCCGGGGCGTCTGTGGGCGGGCGGCGACCCGCAGGACGGACGACTGCGTCTACGAGTACGGCGCCAACTACCTCAAGCCGGGCGACGACCGGGTGACCGAACTCGTCACCGAGGACCTGTCGACCGACGGCCTCGTGGACATCGCGGAACCGGTCTACACCTTCGAGGCCGACGGCGACATCGTCCCCGGCCGCGACGCGGACGAACACAAGTGGACCTACGAGGCCGGCATCACGCAACTTGCCAAGCGGCTGTTCGGTGCGACGGACGCCACGGTCGAGAACGGCGTTCGCGTCGAGGTGATCGACAGGCTGGCCGATGGCTGGCGGGTCCTCGACAGCGAGGGGACCGACCACGGGGCCTACGACGCCCTCCTCCTTACCCCGCCGGCGCCACAGACGGCCGATCTCCTGGGCCAGGCGTCGTGGGACCACGACGACTGCCGCGCGCTCAGACAGACCGTCGCGTCGGTACCCTACCGGACCGTCGTCGCCGGCGTCCTGCACTTCGACTTCGAACTCGACGTCCCGTGGTACGGCGCGGTCAACCGCGACAAGGCCCACGACGTCGGGTGGGTCTCGCGCGAGGAGTGCAAGCGCGGGCACGTCCCGGACGGCGAGTCGCTCCTCGTCGTGCAGATGAACGAACCGTGGTCCGTCGCGAACTACGACCGACACCCCGAGGCGCTGGTCGAGACCATCGCCGAGCGGGCGGCCGCGCTGGTGGGCGACGACCGGGTGGCCGACCCCGACTGGACGGACTACCAGCACTGGCGCTACTCGCAACCGGAGGGGGAGGTCGACCACGACGCGCTCGCGGGCGCTCGAGACCACGACCTGTACTTCGCGGGCGACTGGGTCGCCGGGGCGGGCCGCATCCACGCGGCGCTCCGTAGCGGTCTCGACGTCGCTGTGGACATCGCCGGGCGCTGA
- a CDS encoding MBL fold metallo-hydrolase — MVRRLRDGIWLLELGLIPPLASNAYLVDETAVGDGDGDLTLVDAGLWWNEPTIVDELAAAGYAPADLDRVLITHYDLDHVGGLNRLVPEFDGPVYVGTADLDLLNGDANPAWLHHKGLFHRVTRHLFPLPDLDRYPVHDGDEIGRFTAYTTPGHNPGHVVYYHPDVEAAFLGDLVWEDDGGLTTPIRFDSYDMVELRASVVELAARIPPFEVAAMGHGDPLSVGGFEALEALASEH; from the coding sequence ATGGTGCGTCGGCTTCGCGACGGCATCTGGCTGCTCGAGCTCGGCCTGATTCCCCCACTCGCGTCGAACGCCTACCTGGTCGACGAGACGGCCGTGGGCGACGGGGACGGCGACCTCACCCTCGTCGACGCGGGGCTGTGGTGGAACGAACCGACCATCGTCGACGAGCTGGCGGCTGCCGGCTACGCGCCCGCGGACCTCGACAGAGTGCTGATCACCCACTACGATCTGGACCACGTCGGGGGGCTGAACCGGCTGGTCCCCGAGTTCGACGGGCCGGTGTACGTCGGGACGGCGGATTTGGACCTGCTCAACGGGGACGCCAACCCGGCCTGGCTCCACCACAAGGGCCTGTTCCACCGGGTCACGCGACACCTGTTCCCCCTGCCGGACCTCGACCGCTACCCCGTCCACGACGGGGACGAAATCGGTCGCTTCACGGCCTACACCACCCCGGGGCACAACCCCGGACACGTCGTCTACTACCACCCGGACGTCGAAGCGGCGTTCCTGGGCGACCTGGTCTGGGAAGACGACGGGGGCCTGACGACGCCGATTCGGTTCGACTCCTACGACATGGTCGAACTTCGGGCCAGCGTCGTCGAGCTGGCCGCGCGGATCCCGCCTTTTGAGGTGGCTGCCATGGGCCACGGCGACCCGCTCTCTGTCGGTGGGTTCGAGGCTCTCGAGGCACTGGCGAGCGAGCACTGA
- a CDS encoding PQQ-binding-like beta-propeller repeat protein codes for MAAATAALSGCSALAPDSGTAPFHDGDWHSFANGPTNPSRVPGGAPEAGETDVLAGASWPYAPPAVHDGIAYFASERDVVAVTVDGDELWSQSLQSELSGTLAVDPERARLYVPTRVAPTASGPDPTPALVAVLSLADGSARDRYRVGTRRTYGVTVADGAVYVRSATACVKLAPDGTERWRRPLDPLVYDAYNLGDDTATQVAPAVTGNGVYVPDRDALVKLDPASGRERWRVGVDTAYAAPVVTDDGGVVQTGHEETVAVDPGGEERWRRSLGTRAAAAAADDVVYVVPGDIHELDLATGETNWRAHVPSEGTAAPVVTDESVLVVSGDVRAFRREVGGLFEPDRLRWQTSSVHAHEYVSPVVAAGRALVVGPMGLQVLRPGSAEP; via the coding sequence GTGGCGGCCGCCACGGCAGCACTGTCCGGGTGCAGCGCCCTCGCCCCTGACTCAGGAACGGCGCCGTTCCACGACGGCGACTGGCACTCCTTCGCCAACGGCCCGACGAACCCGAGCCGGGTCCCCGGCGGCGCGCCGGAAGCCGGCGAGACAGACGTTCTCGCCGGCGCGAGCTGGCCCTACGCGCCCCCGGCCGTCCACGACGGGATCGCGTACTTCGCGAGCGAGCGCGACGTCGTCGCCGTCACCGTCGACGGAGACGAGCTGTGGTCCCAGTCCCTGCAGAGCGAGCTGTCCGGCACCCTCGCGGTCGACCCGGAACGCGCCCGACTCTACGTCCCGACGCGGGTCGCCCCCACGGCGAGCGGTCCGGACCCCACACCGGCGCTCGTCGCCGTCCTCTCGCTCGCCGACGGGAGCGCCCGGGACCGGTACCGCGTCGGCACGCGCCGGACGTACGGTGTCACCGTCGCCGACGGCGCCGTCTACGTCCGGAGCGCGACGGCCTGTGTGAAGCTGGCCCCCGACGGCACCGAACGCTGGCGGCGCCCGCTCGACCCGCTCGTCTACGACGCGTACAACCTCGGCGACGACACCGCTACGCAGGTCGCCCCCGCAGTGACCGGCAACGGCGTCTACGTCCCCGACCGTGACGCGCTGGTGAAACTGGATCCGGCGTCGGGCCGGGAGCGCTGGCGCGTCGGCGTCGACACGGCGTACGCGGCACCGGTCGTCACCGACGACGGCGGGGTGGTCCAGACCGGCCACGAAGAGACCGTCGCCGTCGACCCCGGCGGCGAGGAGCGCTGGCGCCGCTCGCTCGGGACCCGCGCCGCGGCCGCGGCGGCCGACGACGTCGTCTACGTCGTTCCCGGTGACATCCACGAGCTCGACCTGGCGACCGGCGAGACGAACTGGCGAGCACACGTCCCCAGCGAGGGGACTGCCGCGCCCGTCGTGACCGACGAGTCGGTGCTCGTCGTGTCGGGCGACGTCCGCGCGTTCCGCCGGGAGGTCGGCGGCCTGTTCGAACCGGACCGCCTGCGTTGGCAGACCAGCTCGGTCCACGCCCACGAATACGTCTCGCCGGTGGTCGCAGCAGGGCGAGCGCTCGTCGTAGGGCCGATGGGGCTCCAGGTCCTCCGCCCGGGCTCGGCGGAACCCTGA
- a CDS encoding tRNA uridine(34) 5-carboxymethylaminomethyl modification radical SAM/GNAT enzyme Elp3 has protein sequence MSTETPDPEETEAFQQVCAELVDRILAGEVERDEVESAKIDVCREYSAPKVPQNSELLDYAPQEHREVLEEVLQRKPVRTASGVSPIAIMTSPERCPHGKCLYCPGGPDSEFSSAQSYTGHEPAAARGEQNDYDPYGQVTLRLNQLREIGHPVDKAELIVMGGTMTARSHDYQEWFVKRALEAMNDFDVDAEPSPAEGVSFAESDDEYEWKYLEDVVAENETADVRNVATTFETKPDWCDPEQIDRMLDLGGTKVEVGVQTTFERINREMHRGHGVQASIDANRRLRDSAFKVGFHMMPGQPGMSKEMCLEDFRRIFEESAWRPDYLKIYPTLVVPGTVTYDWWQKDEFEPLGNQEAAELVAEIKDMIPRYTRLQRVQRDIPADFIEGGVWKSNLRQLAWQEMEKHGWTCDCIRCREAGHSDEDAETVDLDVMTYEACGGTEHFISFEDFENDVLVGFCRLRFPSHADGLSSPSAAADPVRAELQDAALVRELHVYGNAVGIGQQGGEGDHQHRGYGRRLLAKAEEIARDAGFSKLAVISGIGVREYYREKLDYQQDGPYVSKQLG, from the coding sequence ATGAGCACGGAGACGCCGGACCCCGAGGAGACCGAGGCCTTCCAGCAGGTCTGTGCGGAGCTGGTCGACCGCATCCTCGCCGGCGAGGTCGAACGCGACGAGGTGGAGTCGGCCAAGATCGACGTCTGCCGGGAGTACTCGGCGCCGAAGGTCCCCCAGAACTCCGAACTGCTCGACTACGCCCCCCAGGAACATCGCGAGGTCCTGGAGGAGGTCTTGCAGCGAAAGCCCGTCCGGACGGCGTCGGGGGTCTCCCCTATCGCCATCATGACCTCGCCCGAGCGCTGTCCCCACGGGAAGTGTCTCTACTGTCCCGGCGGCCCCGACTCGGAGTTCTCCTCCGCACAGTCCTACACGGGTCACGAACCGGCCGCCGCCCGCGGCGAGCAGAACGACTACGACCCGTACGGGCAGGTCACCCTCCGGCTCAACCAGTTGCGTGAGATCGGCCACCCGGTCGACAAGGCCGAACTCATCGTCATGGGCGGGACGATGACCGCCCGGAGCCACGACTACCAGGAGTGGTTCGTCAAGCGGGCCCTAGAGGCGATGAACGACTTCGACGTCGACGCCGAGCCCAGTCCCGCCGAAGGCGTCTCGTTTGCGGAGTCCGACGACGAGTACGAGTGGAAGTACCTCGAGGACGTCGTCGCCGAGAACGAGACGGCCGACGTGCGCAACGTCGCCACGACGTTCGAGACCAAGCCCGACTGGTGTGACCCCGAGCAGATCGACCGGATGCTCGACCTGGGTGGGACGAAAGTCGAGGTGGGCGTCCAGACCACGTTCGAGCGCATCAACCGGGAGATGCACCGCGGTCACGGTGTCCAGGCCTCCATCGACGCCAACCGCCGACTGCGGGACTCGGCGTTCAAGGTCGGCTTCCACATGATGCCCGGCCAGCCCGGCATGTCGAAGGAGATGTGCCTGGAGGACTTCCGGCGCATCTTCGAGGAGTCGGCGTGGCGGCCCGACTACCTGAAGATATACCCGACGCTCGTCGTCCCCGGCACGGTCACCTACGACTGGTGGCAGAAAGACGAGTTCGAACCGCTGGGCAACCAGGAGGCCGCCGAACTCGTCGCCGAGATCAAGGACATGATTCCCCGGTACACCCGCCTCCAGCGCGTCCAGCGCGATATCCCCGCCGACTTCATCGAGGGCGGCGTCTGGAAGTCCAACCTCCGGCAACTCGCCTGGCAGGAGATGGAGAAACACGGCTGGACCTGCGACTGCATCCGCTGTCGCGAGGCGGGCCACAGCGACGAAGACGCCGAGACCGTCGACCTCGACGTCATGACCTACGAGGCCTGTGGCGGCACGGAGCACTTCATCTCCTTCGAGGACTTCGAGAACGACGTGCTCGTGGGCTTCTGTCGCCTGCGGTTCCCGTCCCACGCGGACGGTCTCTCGTCACCGTCCGCGGCAGCGGACCCCGTCCGGGCGGAACTCCAAGACGCCGCGCTCGTCCGGGAACTCCACGTCTACGGGAATGCCGTGGGTATCGGCCAGCAGGGCGGTGAGGGGGACCACCAGCACAGAGGCTACGGGCGGCGTCTCCTCGCGAAGGCAGAGGAGATCGCCCGCGACGCCGGCTTCTCGAAACTCGCGGTCATCTCGGGCATCGGCGTCCGCGAGTACTACCGGGAGAAACTCGACTACCAGCAGGACGGGCCGTACGTGTCGAAGCAGCTAGGTTGA
- a CDS encoding metal-dependent hydrolase, giving the protein MLPLEHVIVAVLPVFAYVVVRDRDLPTLGLLAVVFVGSQFPDLVDKPLANQFALIPSGRVFMHSLPFAVPIALAVAVYGWNTGRLRAGTAFGFAYLSHLLADNYRALLAPDPSVPPDLLWPFLPAVTRSAVPHWAGPDGINVTLWTLFSAVVLASLAYALVADLREQVDA; this is encoded by the coding sequence GTGCTACCGCTCGAACACGTCATCGTCGCCGTCCTGCCGGTGTTCGCGTACGTCGTCGTCCGGGACCGGGACCTCCCGACGCTCGGCTTGCTCGCCGTCGTGTTCGTCGGCAGTCAGTTCCCGGACCTCGTCGACAAGCCGCTGGCCAACCAGTTCGCCCTCATCCCTTCGGGGCGGGTGTTCATGCACTCGCTCCCGTTCGCGGTGCCCATCGCGCTTGCTGTCGCCGTCTACGGCTGGAATACCGGCCGGCTCAGAGCGGGGACGGCGTTCGGGTTCGCCTACCTCTCGCACCTGCTGGCGGACAACTATCGGGCGCTGCTCGCACCCGACCCCAGCGTCCCCCCGGACCTCCTGTGGCCCTTCCTGCCGGCGGTCACGAGGTCGGCCGTCCCCCACTGGGCCGGACCGGACGGCATCAACGTCACCCTCTGGACGCTCTTCTCGGCGGTGGTGCTAGCGTCGCTGGCCTACGCGCTGGTGGCCGACCTTCGGGAACAGGTCGACGCCTGA
- a CDS encoding cupin domain-containing protein — MSDGPVNVADVEWIDYDHGDRQFRRKQLGAAAGGEDLGASLYQIPAGKRTWPPHSHFANEEAIFVLDGGGTLFLGEDGDEHALEPGDYVALPTGTGYTHEVEAGEDGLRLLVVSEMNDPDVTYMPTRNALNVFAGTPPGGEASERDFSKLLDLDAEVDYWPE, encoded by the coding sequence ATGAGCGACGGCCCCGTCAACGTCGCGGACGTCGAGTGGATCGACTACGACCACGGCGACCGGCAGTTCCGGCGCAAGCAACTCGGCGCGGCCGCCGGCGGCGAGGACCTCGGTGCGAGTCTCTACCAGATTCCCGCCGGCAAGCGCACCTGGCCGCCACACAGTCACTTCGCCAACGAGGAGGCCATCTTCGTCCTCGACGGTGGCGGCACGCTCTTTCTCGGAGAGGACGGCGACGAGCACGCACTCGAACCCGGCGACTACGTCGCGTTGCCGACCGGGACGGGGTACACGCACGAAGTGGAGGCCGGTGAGGACGGCCTCCGTCTGCTCGTCGTCTCGGAGATGAACGACCCCGATGTCACGTACATGCCAACGCGCAACGCCCTCAACGTCTTCGCGGGCACGCCGCCGGGTGGCGAGGCGAGCGAGCGGGACTTCTCGAAACTGCTCGATCTGGACGCCGAGGTGGACTACTGGCCTGAATAA